From a region of the Candidatus Eisenbacteria bacterium genome:
- a CDS encoding PKD domain-containing protein, whose protein sequence is MRLRPLSSVLPVVLSAVFFAALAPSKAQAISVQLSERPALRAATVSAISLNAPDSTSGLESEFVSITATAGSGDPHSIITIGASGFPPGLSFTTNTPTGINPSATISGTLQPGTAGTWFIEWHASDQFGATDSTFTRLTVTSPNNAPILSQPNNMTVPEGTVANQTLLATDADGDPLFFSSSSAPSFVSVTTVDPDSGTATGNVHVAPTFNDAGSYFVEIDVTDGVYSDSRFIFLSVPDVPEPPAPGQPVWERLADMQDPRTGSGVEGAAASLIGNKIYVSHGYRYSDTAYLSIYDIPSGTWTHGGTTAPTARVPRSEMAGGQAFGKHYAIGGRTGPNAEVEEFDPVAQTWTTRAPMSLARGGVGAASWGNKIYAVGGRSGASYGGGLIYSMNEVYDPTVDRWTTLAPMPVAVSDNYATVAYAGKVYVFGGTDGFSHRSDVQIYNIATNAWSMGARMPTARGAAMAGVIGDKIAVFGGYNGGNLRVTELYDPSANSWTTGPEMPFAVSEISQGVTFDGRGIYAIGSGIFGISSSIVLALRPVISMDAPAAVSVDEGQSLTFAVSAAHRNGLAVALGATGLPAGATFRDNGDNTGTFTWTPNFMSAGAYTVTFRADDGHGATNSTTTVITVRNVNRPPRSNPGGPYTAFVATPMTFDGSGSSDPDGDALAYQWTFGDGTTGIGASPAHTYAAIGPYGVALLVSDGAVSDLATTTVSVVGQFLARAFTAGGNPSIRLNSGKQTWCAQVEPTGYAFNLTLVDPATLVMKSPGTGSVGQISALTDKSLAFGDNDHNGVEDMAACFGKNDLRLLFSNINGTRSVPVSIEGMLFGGGIFRAALDVRVIASGHAVAALVSPNPLNPTATLTFTTLEAGYARVRVYDAVGRLTRTLLDEALVPAGYHDLQIDGLDGSGARLATGIYFYQVETAFGSTSGRFTVLK, encoded by the coding sequence ATGAGGCTTCGTCCCCTGTCTTCCGTTCTCCCTGTCGTCCTCTCTGCGGTTTTCTTCGCTGCCCTGGCCCCGTCGAAGGCGCAGGCAATTTCGGTCCAACTCTCCGAAAGACCCGCGCTGCGGGCCGCGACGGTCAGCGCGATCAGCCTCAACGCTCCTGACTCGACGAGCGGTCTGGAGAGTGAATTTGTCTCGATCACGGCCACGGCCGGGAGCGGCGACCCCCATTCGATCATCACGATCGGCGCGAGCGGGTTCCCTCCGGGGCTCTCGTTCACGACCAACACGCCGACCGGGATCAACCCGTCCGCGACGATCAGCGGCACCCTGCAGCCCGGGACGGCCGGCACCTGGTTCATTGAATGGCACGCGAGCGATCAGTTCGGCGCGACCGATTCCACGTTCACCCGACTCACAGTGACGTCGCCGAACAACGCTCCAATCCTGAGCCAACCGAACAACATGACCGTGCCCGAGGGGACAGTCGCGAACCAGACACTTCTGGCAACGGACGCCGATGGCGATCCGTTGTTCTTTTCAAGCTCGTCTGCGCCATCGTTCGTGAGCGTGACAACGGTCGACCCAGATTCGGGAACGGCGACCGGAAACGTCCACGTGGCGCCCACGTTCAACGACGCAGGGTCCTACTTTGTCGAGATCGACGTCACCGACGGCGTGTACTCCGACTCGCGGTTCATTTTCCTCTCGGTGCCGGATGTCCCGGAGCCGCCGGCTCCCGGGCAGCCGGTCTGGGAACGATTGGCCGATATGCAAGACCCGAGGACCGGCTCCGGCGTCGAAGGGGCCGCCGCAAGCCTCATCGGGAACAAGATCTACGTAAGCCACGGATACCGCTATTCCGACACGGCGTATCTCTCGATCTATGACATTCCGTCGGGAACATGGACTCACGGCGGGACGACGGCGCCCACCGCAAGAGTTCCTCGATCCGAAATGGCCGGAGGTCAGGCATTCGGGAAGCATTACGCGATCGGGGGGCGAACGGGGCCGAACGCGGAGGTCGAGGAATTCGATCCTGTCGCTCAGACATGGACAACCCGGGCGCCCATGTCCCTGGCCCGGGGCGGCGTCGGCGCCGCGAGCTGGGGAAACAAGATCTACGCTGTCGGCGGCCGGAGTGGCGCCTCCTACGGAGGGGGACTGATCTACAGCATGAACGAGGTTTACGATCCGACCGTCGATCGCTGGACGACGCTTGCACCGATGCCGGTTGCCGTTTCGGACAACTACGCAACGGTCGCATACGCGGGGAAGGTCTACGTCTTCGGCGGGACCGATGGATTCAGCCACCGATCGGACGTGCAGATCTACAACATCGCGACGAATGCGTGGTCCATGGGCGCACGCATGCCCACGGCCCGCGGAGCCGCCATGGCAGGCGTGATTGGAGACAAGATCGCGGTATTCGGCGGATACAACGGAGGAAACCTGCGTGTGACCGAGCTCTACGACCCGAGCGCCAATTCGTGGACGACCGGTCCGGAGATGCCGTTCGCCGTGAGCGAGATATCGCAGGGAGTGACGTTCGACGGTCGAGGTATCTACGCGATTGGGTCCGGAATCTTCGGCATCTCCAGCTCCATCGTCCTCGCGCTCCGGCCGGTGATCTCCATGGATGCGCCGGCGGCCGTCAGTGTCGACGAAGGTCAGAGCCTCACATTCGCCGTCTCGGCGGCCCACCGAAACGGCCTGGCGGTCGCCTTGGGCGCGACCGGGCTACCGGCCGGTGCGACCTTCCGGGACAACGGGGACAACACGGGCACGTTCACCTGGACGCCGAATTTCATGAGCGCGGGGGCATACACGGTGACGTTCCGGGCCGATGACGGCCACGGGGCTACGAACTCCACCACGACCGTCATCACGGTCCGGAACGTGAACCGGCCGCCCAGGTCGAATCCTGGCGGTCCGTACACGGCTTTCGTGGCCACTCCGATGACATTCGACGGCAGCGGATCGTCGGATCCTGACGGCGACGCGCTCGCGTATCAGTGGACATTCGGGGACGGAACGACGGGGATCGGCGCCTCTCCGGCCCACACGTACGCGGCGATCGGACCGTACGGCGTGGCCCTGCTTGTATCGGATGGCGCCGTGAGCGACCTGGCCACCACGACGGTGTCGGTCGTGGGACAGTTCCTGGCGCGTGCCTTCACGGCGGGCGGCAATCCCTCCATCCGGCTCAATTCCGGAAAGCAGACATGGTGTGCCCAGGTGGAGCCGACCGGATATGCGTTCAATCTGACCCTGGTCGATCCCGCGACGCTCGTCATGAAATCGCCGGGCACGGGTTCCGTGGGCCAAATTTCCGCGCTCACCGATAAATCGCTCGCCTTCGGCGACAACGACCACAACGGCGTCGAGGACATGGCGGCGTGCTTCGGGAAGAACGATCTGCGTCTTCTCTTCAGCAACATCAACGGGACCAGGAGCGTCCCGGTTTCGATCGAGGGGATGCTCTTCGGAGGAGGCATTTTCCGAGCCGCGCTGGACGTGCGCGTGATCGCATCCGGTCACGCCGTCGCCGCGCTCGTTTCGCCGAATCCGCTGAACCCGACGGCGACCCTCACGTTCACGACGCTCGAAGCCGGGTATGCGCGAGTTCGCGTCTATGACGCCGTGGGGAGGCTGACGCGCACGCTACTTGACGAAGCCCTCGTGCCGGCGGGCTATCACGATTTGCAAATCGATGGCCTGGATGGATCGGGGGCAAGGCTCGCCACCGGCATCTACTTCTATCAGGTAGAAACCGCGTTCGGCTCGACGAGCGGCAGGTTCACCGTCCTCAAGTGA
- a CDS encoding isoprenylcysteine carboxylmethyltransferase family protein: MEPASDTAHLPIPPPLLYFIPFLIGILLHHLVGGDRVPASALPAARIAGAVFIAIGLAINVSAWIAFHRVRTPVMPTRPTTAIATTGPYRFTRNPLYLSLAVIYLGAALLLGYLWPVLFLPLAVVLIARLVIAREETYLEGKFGAEYASYRDSVRRWF; this comes from the coding sequence ATGGAGCCCGCTTCCGACACCGCCCATCTCCCGATCCCACCACCCCTCCTCTACTTCATCCCGTTTCTCATCGGGATCCTGCTTCACCATCTTGTCGGCGGCGACCGGGTTCCGGCTTCGGCGCTGCCCGCCGCGCGGATCGCGGGCGCGGTCTTCATCGCGATCGGGCTCGCGATCAACGTCTCGGCTTGGATCGCGTTCCACCGGGTGCGGACGCCCGTGATGCCCACGAGACCGACGACCGCGATCGCCACCACCGGCCCCTATCGATTCACCCGAAACCCGCTCTACCTGAGCTTGGCCGTCATCTACCTTGGGGCGGCCCTCTTGCTTGGATACTTGTGGCCCGTCCTCTTTCTTCCTCTCGCGGTTGTCCTGATAGCGCGGCTGGTCATCGCGCGCGAGGAGACTTACTTGGAGGGGAAGTTCGGCGCCGAGTACGCGTCCTACCGCGACTCGGTCCGCCGCTGGTTCTAA
- a CDS encoding chemotaxis protein, with translation MSHKIAIMLIHGIGRTEPGYSASMRRALTRRFAKGIRGAVPDPASELVFEEVNWSSALQTGEDQLWRRMRGAAPMRYSRLRKFMVNFAADAIAYQPAPSDRTAYDAIHARMAAAVARLAERAGPRAPLCIIAHSLGTVIASNYVYDLCKRRKSYLSASVRSCINGTPVERGETLSLLYTLGSPIALWSLRYPSFGEPIRFPHRQLAVHHPGLQSRWVNFYDPDDVIGYPLKPLNARYRAAVTEDRPVNVGSWLTSWNPLSHVGYWDDPKIADAISEGLVASWRASSALALVPSRRPSRARSRRVRAKG, from the coding sequence ATGTCCCACAAGATCGCCATCATGTTGATCCACGGAATCGGCCGCACCGAGCCGGGTTACTCGGCCTCGATGCGGCGCGCCCTCACGCGCCGGTTCGCGAAAGGGATTCGCGGAGCCGTGCCCGATCCCGCCTCCGAGCTGGTGTTCGAGGAGGTGAACTGGAGCAGCGCGCTTCAGACCGGCGAGGATCAGCTCTGGCGCCGGATGCGCGGCGCGGCCCCCATGCGGTACTCGCGACTCCGTAAATTCATGGTGAACTTCGCGGCGGACGCGATCGCCTACCAGCCCGCCCCGTCGGACCGGACCGCGTACGACGCGATTCACGCCCGGATGGCGGCTGCTGTCGCCCGGCTGGCGGAGCGGGCCGGCCCCAGGGCGCCGCTCTGCATCATCGCCCACAGCCTCGGGACCGTCATCGCCAGCAACTACGTGTACGACCTTTGCAAGCGCCGCAAATCGTACCTCTCCGCGAGTGTCCGTTCCTGCATCAACGGCACCCCCGTCGAGCGAGGCGAAACCCTTTCGCTTCTCTATACCCTTGGCAGCCCGATCGCACTCTGGAGCCTCCGCTACCCATCGTTCGGAGAGCCGATCCGATTTCCTCACCGACAGCTCGCCGTTCACCACCCGGGACTTCAGTCGCGCTGGGTGAATTTCTACGACCCGGATGACGTGATCGGGTATCCGCTGAAGCCGCTGAACGCCCGGTACCGGGCCGCCGTGACCGAGGATCGCCCGGTGAACGTGGGCTCGTGGCTCACGAGCTGGAACCCGCTCTCCCACGTCGGATACTGGGACGATCCTAAGATCGCGGACGCGATCAGCGAGGGCCTGGTGGCATCGTGGCGCGCGAGCAGCGCGCTGGCCCTCGTCCCGTCGCGCCGCCCGTCCCGCGCGCGCTCCCGGAGGGTGCGAGCCAAAGGCTGA
- a CDS encoding cation transporter — protein MRSSAIGLVVNLLLGVGKLAAGLAGHSQALIADAVESLGDSVGSIVVWRGLHVASRPPDADHPYGHGKAEPLAAALVAVLLMVAGVGIAVESVHQITVPHQSPAPYTLAVLLGVILIKETLFRFVSRVGRETGSRAVHTDAWHHRSDAITSGAAAIGIVIALVGGHGYEAADDWAALFASGIILLSGWRLLRPAIEELMDTSPPHSLVDEATRVAEAHPGVHKVEKLLMRKMGIYYIADMHLEVAPDMSVRESHALAHGVKEDVQRQLPQIVEMTIHVEPAWALSGGRPAPSP, from the coding sequence ATGCGATCGAGCGCGATCGGGCTCGTCGTGAACCTTCTGCTTGGCGTGGGGAAGCTCGCGGCGGGCCTCGCGGGGCATAGCCAGGCGCTCATCGCGGATGCGGTCGAATCGCTGGGGGACTCGGTCGGCTCCATCGTGGTCTGGAGGGGGCTCCACGTCGCATCCCGCCCGCCCGACGCCGATCATCCTTATGGACACGGGAAAGCGGAGCCGCTCGCCGCGGCGCTCGTCGCGGTCCTCCTCATGGTCGCGGGCGTCGGGATCGCCGTCGAATCCGTCCACCAGATCACGGTTCCGCACCAGAGCCCAGCGCCCTACACCCTGGCCGTCCTCCTGGGCGTCATCCTCATCAAGGAGACGCTCTTTCGGTTCGTGTCGCGCGTGGGCCGTGAAACAGGGAGCCGTGCCGTCCACACCGATGCCTGGCATCACCGGAGCGACGCGATCACGTCGGGCGCCGCCGCGATCGGCATCGTGATCGCGCTTGTCGGCGGGCATGGGTACGAGGCCGCCGACGACTGGGCAGCCCTCTTCGCGAGCGGGATCATCCTCCTCTCCGGGTGGCGGCTCCTTCGCCCCGCGATCGAGGAGCTTATGGACACGAGCCCGCCGCACTCTCTGGTCGACGAGGCGACGCGCGTGGCCGAGGCCCACCCGGGGGTCCACAAAGTAGAGAAACTTCTCATGCGGAAAATGGGTATCTACTACATCGCCGACATGCACCTGGAGGTCGCACCGGACATGTCGGTTCGAGAGAGCCACGCCCTCGCGCACGGCGTCAAAGAGGACGTGCAACGCCAGCTGCCGCAGATCGTCGAGATGACGATCCACGTGGAGCCGGCGTGGGCCCTCTCGGGAGGGCGCCCGGCCCCGTCGCCTTGA
- a CDS encoding nucleoside deaminase codes for MEAALAEARAAAAEGEVPVGAVVVWDGRIVGRGHNRVESTQDPTAHAEIIAIGAAAQTVKTWRLDEATLYVTLEPCHMCAGAAVLARVARIVYGARDPKAGACGSLAMVPQDLRLNHRAEVLPGVLADECGAVLEAFFQERRRAMNRLEK; via the coding sequence ATGGAAGCGGCGCTCGCGGAGGCGAGGGCCGCCGCCGCCGAGGGCGAGGTCCCGGTTGGGGCGGTCGTGGTCTGGGACGGCCGGATCGTCGGGCGAGGCCACAACCGCGTCGAGTCCACCCAGGATCCCACCGCCCACGCCGAAATCATCGCGATCGGCGCGGCCGCCCAGACGGTCAAGACGTGGCGGCTCGACGAGGCGACCCTCTACGTCACGCTCGAGCCGTGCCACATGTGCGCCGGCGCCGCCGTGCTCGCCCGGGTCGCGCGGATCGTCTACGGCGCCCGCGACCCGAAGGCCGGCGCCTGCGGCTCGCTCGCGATGGTGCCCCAAGACCTCCGCCTGAACCACCGCGCCGAGGTGCTCCCCGGCGTGCTCGCCGACGAGTGCGGCGCCGTCCTGGAAGCGTTTTTCCAGGAGCGGCGGCGCGCGATGAACCGCCTGGAAAAGTAA
- the dnaX gene encoding DNA polymerase III subunit gamma/tau, producing the protein MPGPLGGPLSHLALARKYRPQRFADLVGQDPIRTTLERAVATNRVAHAYLFAGPRGSGKTTTARLVAKAMNCAKRPDGEAEPCNECPSCLEITAGTSMDVLEIDGASNRGIEEIRNLRENVKYAPSGGKSKVYIIDEAHQLTDFAWNALLKTLEEPPAHVRFVFATTEPLEVPDTIASRCQVFEFRRLRAEELVRHLMDVAKAEGAKLDDDAAVLIARASEGSVRDALSRLDQALSVSPDGVTAAVVAQALGLAGLDAYFELGEALAARDPKAALETLDRLHDRGMDVEEVADGLTHHLRQLLLVAVDPSLARLIDAAPSDRERYAAQAVRFQANDLSAMLALLLETRGQLRRAEAPRVLLEVCLVELCTLPSAADVGSLIARLEALERRLGGAAPPRRALESQARPAPPGPPAPAATRAPAPARAAVTPPRSAEPHPPPAERTTAIEPAVAIEPAGEGDAVVRWRQAVDRVKERKLLLGTCLEEGLFLGIAGSNVRVALSPEHAFHRAMLEMKENREILNQEFERLYGRGATLVCVNSDQAVSGSGYQVRPTTREAELDEESAQDGAEDGLVQRIVDLFDGEILKPGPQGSGAS; encoded by the coding sequence ATCCCCGGCCCGTTAGGAGGCCCCTTGTCCCACCTCGCACTCGCACGCAAGTACAGGCCCCAGCGATTCGCCGACCTGGTCGGCCAGGATCCGATCCGGACGACGCTCGAGCGCGCGGTCGCGACGAACCGGGTCGCGCACGCGTATCTCTTCGCCGGTCCCCGAGGGAGCGGAAAGACGACCACCGCGCGCCTCGTGGCGAAGGCGATGAATTGCGCGAAGCGGCCGGACGGCGAGGCCGAGCCCTGCAACGAATGTCCCTCCTGCCTCGAGATCACCGCGGGGACCTCGATGGACGTGCTCGAGATCGACGGCGCGTCGAATCGCGGCATCGAGGAGATCCGGAATCTGCGCGAAAACGTGAAGTACGCGCCATCGGGCGGCAAGTCGAAGGTCTACATCATCGACGAGGCGCATCAGCTGACCGACTTCGCGTGGAACGCGTTATTGAAGACGCTGGAAGAGCCGCCCGCGCACGTCCGATTCGTCTTCGCCACGACGGAGCCTCTCGAGGTTCCCGACACGATCGCCTCCCGCTGCCAGGTCTTCGAGTTCCGCCGGCTCCGGGCCGAGGAGCTGGTTCGCCACTTGATGGACGTGGCCAAGGCGGAGGGGGCGAAGCTGGACGACGACGCTGCGGTCTTGATCGCCCGCGCTTCCGAGGGGAGCGTGCGCGACGCGTTGAGCCGCCTCGACCAGGCTCTCTCGGTCTCGCCCGATGGGGTCACGGCTGCGGTCGTGGCCCAGGCGCTCGGTCTGGCCGGTCTCGACGCCTACTTCGAGTTGGGGGAGGCGCTCGCGGCGCGCGATCCGAAGGCGGCCCTCGAGACGCTCGACCGGCTCCACGACCGCGGGATGGACGTGGAGGAGGTGGCGGACGGTCTGACCCATCACCTGCGCCAGCTCCTCCTCGTCGCGGTCGATCCCTCGCTTGCGCGCCTCATCGATGCGGCGCCCTCGGACCGCGAGCGCTACGCCGCCCAGGCGGTGCGATTTCAGGCGAACGATCTGAGCGCGATGCTCGCCCTGCTATTGGAGACCCGGGGCCAGCTTCGCCGGGCGGAAGCTCCGCGCGTCCTGCTCGAGGTCTGCTTGGTCGAGCTTTGCACGCTTCCGAGCGCCGCCGACGTGGGTAGCTTGATTGCGCGGCTCGAGGCGCTCGAGAGGCGGCTGGGAGGCGCGGCGCCGCCCCGACGCGCATTGGAGTCGCAGGCGCGTCCAGCCCCACCCGGTCCGCCCGCGCCCGCGGCCACACGCGCACCGGCGCCCGCGCGGGCCGCGGTCACACCGCCCCGAAGCGCCGAACCTCACCCTCCCCCCGCCGAGCGCACGACGGCGATCGAGCCCGCTGTGGCCATCGAGCCCGCTGGGGAAGGGGACGCCGTCGTCCGGTGGCGCCAGGCGGTCGACCGCGTGAAGGAACGGAAGCTTCTCCTGGGCACCTGCCTGGAGGAGGGCCTGTTCCTCGGCATCGCGGGCTCCAATGTCCGCGTGGCCCTCTCGCCGGAGCACGCGTTCCACCGGGCGATGCTGGAGATGAAGGAGAACCGCGAGATCCTGAATCAGGAGTTCGAGCGACTCTACGGCCGGGGCGCCACGCTCGTCTGCGTGAACAGCGACCAGGCGGTCTCGGGCTCCGGATATCAGGTGCGCCCCACGACCCGGGAGGCGGAGCTCGACGAAGAAAGCGCCCAGGACGGCGCCGAAGACGGGCTGGTGCAGCGCATCGTGGATCTCTTCGACGGCGAGATCTTGAAGCCCGGCCCCCAGGGGAGCGGCGCGTCGTGA
- a CDS encoding YbaB/EbfC family nucleoid-associated protein, with product MNIQQMMKQAQALQAKMAQMQAELKTRELVGASGGGKVKVTMNGAQEVTAISIDPSVVNPTEADLLEDLVLAALKDARGKVTRMVEEEMGRVTGGMGLPPGLF from the coding sequence GTGAACATCCAGCAAATGATGAAGCAGGCCCAGGCGCTCCAGGCCAAGATGGCCCAAATGCAGGCGGAGCTGAAGACGCGCGAGCTCGTAGGGGCCTCCGGCGGCGGGAAGGTGAAGGTCACGATGAACGGCGCGCAGGAGGTCACCGCGATCTCGATCGATCCGAGCGTGGTGAATCCGACCGAGGCGGACCTCCTGGAAGACCTGGTTCTCGCTGCGCTCAAAGACGCCCGGGGCAAGGTGACGCGCATGGTCGAGGAGGAGATGGGCCGCGTCACCGGCGGCATGGGTCTCCCGCCGGGGCTCTTCTAG
- the recR gene encoding recombination protein RecR — protein sequence MQFSSALLEALLAELTRLPGVGRKSAQRIAFHLLRSPEADSKRLAAAIVDLKANVHDCSICGNVTETDPCALCTDPRRESTTLCVVEQPMDVLALERTGEFKGRYHVLKGALSPVDGIGPDQLRLRELLNRVDNGGFTEVIVATNPTAQGEATALYIARLLQPKQGVKVTRIARGVPMGSDLEFSDQVTLARALTGRKEI from the coding sequence ATGCAGTTCTCCAGCGCCCTCCTCGAGGCCCTGCTCGCCGAGCTGACCCGCCTGCCCGGAGTGGGGCGGAAATCCGCCCAGCGGATCGCGTTCCATCTCCTCCGCTCCCCGGAAGCCGACTCGAAGAGGCTGGCCGCGGCGATCGTGGATTTGAAGGCAAACGTCCACGACTGCTCGATTTGCGGCAACGTGACCGAGACCGACCCGTGCGCCCTCTGCACCGATCCGCGACGTGAATCGACGACCCTCTGCGTCGTCGAGCAGCCCATGGACGTGCTCGCGCTGGAGCGGACCGGCGAGTTCAAGGGGCGGTACCACGTCTTGAAGGGCGCGCTCTCGCCGGTCGACGGCATCGGCCCCGACCAGCTTCGCCTGCGGGAGCTCTTAAATCGCGTCGATAATGGCGGTTTCACTGAGGTGATCGTTGCCACCAACCCCACGGCCCAGGGCGAGGCCACGGCCCTCTACATCGCCCGCCTCCTTCAACCGAAGCAGGGAGTGAAGGTCACGCGGATCGCGCGCGGGGTCCCGATGGGGTCCGACCTCGAGTTCTCCGACCAGGTCACCCTGGCGCGCGCCCTGACGGGCCGAAAAGAGATATAA
- a CDS encoding roadblock/LC7 domain-containing protein, which yields MVKGNWALFEEDFYSMTLILQTLMRTANSRSVMLIDKTGQLISTVGTPPDFDVISFSSLAAADFGANAELAKMVGEKDFATLVHQGKDDSLYLSMIANRVILVVLFDKKTSLGLVRLKAKRASDDLQVVLDKVFNKLQYKNEDIATTTLGADFAAEAESEIDSLFKD from the coding sequence ATGGTCAAGGGGAACTGGGCGCTCTTCGAGGAAGACTTCTATTCGATGACCCTCATCCTCCAGACGTTGATGAGGACCGCCAACTCGCGCAGCGTGATGCTGATCGACAAGACGGGCCAGCTCATCAGCACCGTGGGGACACCACCCGATTTCGACGTCATCTCCTTCTCGTCCCTCGCGGCGGCCGATTTCGGCGCCAACGCGGAGCTGGCGAAGATGGTCGGTGAAAAGGACTTCGCCACCCTCGTCCACCAGGGGAAGGACGACAGCCTCTACCTCTCGATGATCGCGAACCGCGTGATCCTGGTCGTGCTCTTCGACAAGAAGACCTCGCTCGGCCTCGTGCGGTTGAAGGCGAAGCGGGCATCGGACGACCTCCAGGTCGTGCTGGACAAGGTTTTCAACAAGTTGCAGTACAAGAACGAGGACATCGCGACGACGACCCTCGGAGCGGACTTCGCGGCCGAAGCGGAAAGCGAGATCGACAGCCTCTTCAAAGACTAG
- a CDS encoding GTPase domain-containing protein, translating into MSLINYSSREINCKIVYYGPGLCGKTTNLQHIYSRVPQDTRGKMISLATEMDRTLFFDFLPLELGQIRGFRTRFHLYTVPGQVYYNASRKLILKGVDGLVFVADSQIDRFEANIESLVNMHDNLAEHGLSSEKVPLVIQYNKRDLPRVVSVPDLEKELNPKGVPFYEAVALRGTGVFDTLKLTCKLVLKTLG; encoded by the coding sequence GTGTCGCTGATCAATTACTCGTCCCGCGAGATCAACTGCAAGATCGTCTACTACGGTCCGGGTCTCTGCGGGAAGACCACGAATCTCCAACACATCTATTCGAGGGTTCCACAGGATACGCGGGGGAAGATGATTTCCCTCGCAACCGAGATGGACCGGACCCTCTTCTTCGACTTTCTTCCGCTCGAGCTGGGCCAGATCCGCGGATTCCGCACCCGATTCCACCTGTATACCGTCCCCGGCCAGGTCTACTACAACGCGAGCAGAAAGCTCATCTTGAAGGGGGTCGACGGGCTCGTCTTCGTCGCGGACTCCCAGATCGACCGCTTCGAGGCGAACATCGAGAGCCTCGTGAACATGCACGACAACTTAGCCGAGCATGGCCTCTCGTCCGAAAAGGTTCCGCTCGTGATCCAATACAACAAGCGCGATCTCCCGCGCGTCGTGTCCGTACCCGATCTCGAGAAGGAGTTGAACCCGAAGGGCGTTCCGTTCTACGAAGCCGTCGCGCTCCGGGGCACGGGGGT